A region of Streptomyces paludis DNA encodes the following proteins:
- a CDS encoding helix-turn-helix domain-containing protein, with protein MSVDDEAKQPKDETDEPGWEVDPDDEWGMAVITTVGRQLKLRREAASLRTGEFGKAVGYGEDMVYKIEAGKRIPRQDFLIRADAVLGADGLIAATWEDVKKVRYPKKVRALAKMESEAVEIGVYVCNSISGLLQTPDHARALFRAAQPPYSPNDVDRMVAARMARQSIFEQDDPAPAISFVLEEATLWRPVGGTMVWRQQLERLLEVGQLHNVTLQVMPTKSDAHPGVDGRIELLKFENGTALGRSDGAFNGRPTSDPKQLRILELRYGTIRAQALTPRESLAFIEQLLLGET; from the coding sequence ATGTCGGTGGACGACGAGGCGAAACAGCCCAAGGACGAGACGGACGAGCCGGGCTGGGAGGTGGACCCGGACGACGAGTGGGGCATGGCCGTGATCACCACGGTGGGACGGCAGTTGAAACTGCGCCGGGAGGCGGCGAGCCTGCGCACCGGCGAGTTCGGGAAGGCCGTCGGCTACGGCGAGGACATGGTGTACAAGATCGAGGCCGGCAAGCGGATCCCCCGGCAGGACTTCCTGATCCGCGCCGACGCGGTGCTGGGAGCGGACGGCCTGATCGCGGCGACGTGGGAGGACGTCAAGAAGGTCCGGTACCCGAAGAAGGTACGGGCACTGGCGAAGATGGAGTCCGAGGCGGTCGAGATCGGGGTGTACGTGTGCAACAGCATCAGCGGGTTGTTGCAGACCCCCGACCACGCGCGAGCACTCTTCCGGGCCGCGCAGCCGCCGTACTCACCGAACGACGTGGACCGCATGGTGGCCGCGCGCATGGCGCGGCAGTCAATCTTCGAACAGGACGACCCGGCGCCCGCCATCAGCTTCGTCCTGGAAGAGGCGACACTGTGGCGCCCGGTCGGGGGCACAATGGTGTGGCGCCAGCAGCTCGAACGTCTGTTGGAGGTGGGCCAATTGCACAACGTCACACTTCAGGTGATGCCGACGAAGAGTGATGCCCACCCCGGGGTGGACGGCAGGATCGAATTGCTGAAATTCGAGAACGGCACGGCGTTGGGCCGCTCCGACGGCGCGTTCAACGGCCGGCCAACCTCCGACCCGAAGCAACTCCGCATCCTTGAGCTGCGGTATGGCACCATCCGGGCGCAGGCTCTCACGCCTCGGGAGTCGCTGGCTTTCATCGAGCAACTACTGCTGGGAGAAACATGA
- a CDS encoding DUF397 domain-containing protein, which translates to MIRKTTVGDASGLRWFKSSYSDGTQGDSCVEIATTPGTVHIRDSKSLKGPHLTLAPNAWADFITYTAQS; encoded by the coding sequence ATGATCCGCAAGACCACTGTCGGGGACGCCTCCGGGCTGAGGTGGTTCAAGAGCAGCTACAGCGACGGCACCCAGGGCGACTCCTGCGTCGAGATCGCCACCACCCCCGGCACCGTACACATCCGCGACTCCAAATCCCTCAAAGGCCCCCACCTGACCCTCGCCCCCAACGCCTGGGCGGACTTCATCACTTACACCGCCCAAAGCTGA
- a CDS encoding phosphotransferase, with translation MNGSLPVAAQVDLRRQPVEDVLKRVEEALHVRLDRQALVRKRRSLGGRTERGTWVRVERRGFERIGSQGWNGTEAAAVLHGIAMPEWYQGVAWREPGAPVMWRADELELMPSPPVAQGALVLEAPDLPDAWWEALNASLDALADQRTPRLATPDTVTITQEQVTRTLGEVFPGITDTRIERWVPAHADLTWANVMGPEFSLIDWEDWGMAPRGLDAATLWGNALAVPALADRVRQERSADLESRDGRLMALFFLSKVVGPHAYDEDPLLTPARKETERLLTELQR, from the coding sequence ATGAATGGGTCCTTGCCCGTCGCTGCCCAGGTTGATCTACGCCGTCAGCCGGTGGAAGACGTGCTGAAGCGCGTCGAAGAGGCCCTGCATGTGCGACTGGACCGGCAGGCGCTGGTACGCAAGCGCCGTTCCCTGGGGGGCCGTACGGAGCGGGGTACGTGGGTACGTGTCGAGCGGCGGGGATTCGAGCGGATCGGCTCACAGGGCTGGAACGGCACCGAGGCCGCCGCCGTACTGCACGGGATCGCGATGCCCGAGTGGTACCAGGGCGTGGCGTGGCGCGAGCCGGGCGCGCCGGTGATGTGGCGCGCGGACGAGCTGGAGCTGATGCCGTCGCCGCCCGTCGCCCAAGGCGCTCTGGTCCTCGAAGCCCCGGACCTGCCGGACGCGTGGTGGGAGGCGCTGAATGCCTCGCTGGACGCCCTGGCTGACCAGCGGACGCCACGGCTCGCGACACCGGACACGGTGACCATCACGCAGGAGCAGGTGACGCGGACACTCGGGGAGGTCTTCCCCGGCATCACCGATACCCGGATCGAGCGGTGGGTGCCGGCTCATGCCGATCTGACCTGGGCCAACGTGATGGGACCGGAGTTCTCCCTCATCGACTGGGAGGACTGGGGCATGGCACCCCGGGGCCTGGACGCCGCAACCCTGTGGGGCAACGCCCTGGCCGTCCCCGCGCTCGCGGACCGCGTCCGCCAAGAACGAAGTGCGGATCTGGAGAGCCGGGACGGCAGACTGATGGCGCTGTTCTTCCTGTCGAAGGTCGTCGGCCCCCACGCTTACGACGAAGATCCGCTGCTGACCCCGGCCCGAAAGGAGACCGAGCGCCTGCTGACCGAGCTTCAGCGCTGA
- a CDS encoding PepSY domain-containing protein: protein MRKTKLLALVGGGLLLSVTVGAAFASAGQAERAPAGGQATVRAASDVGFEIEIDPELDAQFGPRPVNAVQAAQIVIAGNPGARVFKVELDEEGGRAVWEVEARVAAGGIEVLVDAFNGRIVGQDGDEDGEDDDDEDGDDD from the coding sequence ATGCGCAAGACCAAGCTGCTCGCCCTGGTTGGCGGGGGACTGCTGCTGTCCGTCACCGTGGGCGCCGCCTTCGCCTCGGCGGGGCAGGCCGAACGGGCGCCGGCCGGTGGGCAGGCGACCGTACGTGCCGCCTCGGACGTCGGTTTCGAGATCGAGATCGATCCGGAGCTGGACGCCCAGTTCGGGCCGCGTCCGGTCAACGCCGTTCAGGCCGCCCAGATCGTCATCGCCGGCAATCCTGGTGCCCGCGTGTTCAAGGTCGAGCTGGACGAGGAGGGCGGCAGAGCCGTGTGGGAGGTGGAGGCTCGGGTCGCGGCCGGGGGGATTGAGGTCCTCGTGGACGCCTTCAACGGCCGGATCGTCGGCCAGGACGGCGACGAGGATGGCGAGGACGATGACGATGAGGACGGCGACGACGACTGA
- a CDS encoding serine hydrolase, translated as MSRHRIAPSARRRAMSPAVIGLVLLLALALSAWVVTHRGTGSGAGASGLPPTSGASRNASDATAADTAAVVSPSPSDDADADEALSTRLASAMGQVTSASASLQVAVLDLDATDGATASSAASYSAEDGATYDTASIVKVDILAALLLQAQDEGRVLTAQERTYASAMICSSDNAAANALWTTIGGATGLDAANRRLGLTGTTGGSGKLWGLTQSTASDQVALLAAVFAEDDADTPLSAASRAYTQELMGAIADGQDWGVSAAGTATGLKNGWLSRSATGLWDINSIGLIEADGHSYLLAVLSDGSGSMESGISLVERAAKAAIAAVSA; from the coding sequence ATGTCACGCCACCGGATCGCCCCTTCCGCGAGGCGCCGGGCCATGTCGCCCGCCGTCATCGGCCTCGTCCTGCTGCTGGCGCTCGCGCTGTCCGCTTGGGTGGTTACGCACAGAGGGACGGGGTCAGGGGCGGGGGCGTCGGGGCTTCCCCCTACGAGCGGGGCGTCCCGTAACGCCTCGGACGCCACGGCCGCGGACACCGCCGCCGTGGTGTCCCCGTCGCCCTCCGACGACGCGGACGCTGACGAGGCCCTCTCCACCCGGCTCGCCTCCGCCATGGGGCAAGTGACATCCGCCTCCGCCTCGCTCCAGGTCGCCGTACTCGATCTGGACGCCACTGACGGCGCCACCGCGTCCTCGGCCGCGTCGTACAGCGCGGAGGACGGGGCGACGTACGACACCGCCAGCATCGTCAAGGTCGACATCCTGGCGGCCCTGCTGCTCCAGGCGCAGGACGAGGGGCGCGTCCTCACCGCGCAGGAGCGTACGTACGCCTCCGCCATGATCTGCAGCAGCGACAACGCCGCCGCGAACGCCCTGTGGACCACCATCGGCGGCGCGACCGGGCTGGACGCGGCGAACCGGCGGCTCGGGCTGACCGGTACGACCGGTGGCAGCGGCAAGCTGTGGGGGCTCACGCAGTCGACCGCGTCGGACCAAGTGGCGCTGCTGGCCGCCGTGTTCGCCGAGGACGACGCCGATACTCCGCTCAGCGCCGCCTCGCGCGCGTACACGCAGGAGCTGATGGGCGCGATAGCCGACGGCCAGGACTGGGGCGTGTCGGCCGCCGGTACCGCGACCGGGCTGAAGAACGGCTGGCTGTCGCGGAGCGCCACCGGTCTGTGGGACATCAACAGCATCGGCCTGATCGAGGCTGACGGACACAGTTATCTGCTGGCCGTGCTCTCCGACGGCAGCGGCAGCATGGAGTCCGGGATCTCCCTCGTGGAGCGGGCGGCGAAGGCGGCCATCGCGGCCGTCTCCGCGTAG
- a CDS encoding diaminobutyrate--2-oxoglutarate transaminase family protein, whose protein sequence is MTVPPAPQPAKAADSATGGEAAAGDEAVAAGILRRQRARESSARTYARSFPIVPARAKGMTIEGTDGRRYLDCLSGAGTLALGHNHPVVLEAIQRTLESGAPLHVLDLATPEKDDFTDALFDTLPKGFADRARIHFCGPAGTDAVEAALKLTQTVTGRRGVLAFTGAYHGMTAGALAVTGNVAAKERIAGGAGGAADVTRLPYPFSYRCPFGVGGERGAELSAAYTERLLDDPAGGVVRPAAMIVEPVQGEGGAVPAPDSWLRAMRRITAERDIPLIVDEVQTGVGRTGAFWAVEHSGVTPDVMVMSKAIGGSLPLAVIVYDRDYDAWLPGAHTGTFRGNTLAMATGAATLRYVTRHGLAERAATVGARMTARLEGLRHELPAIGDVRGRGLLIGVELVDAEGPVDSCGAHPAAPDLAERVRAACLDRGLIIELGGRFNATARLLPPLTITDEQAEAVLDRFTDAIARVSAEARAQGQAQPQPQAPTQQARQKQGR, encoded by the coding sequence ATGACCGTGCCCCCCGCCCCCCAGCCCGCCAAAGCCGCCGACTCCGCCACCGGTGGGGAAGCCGCCGCGGGTGACGAAGCTGTCGCCGCGGGCATTCTGCGCCGCCAGCGCGCCCGGGAGTCGTCGGCGCGTACGTACGCCCGATCGTTCCCGATCGTCCCGGCCCGCGCCAAGGGCATGACGATCGAGGGCACCGACGGCCGCCGCTATCTGGACTGCCTCTCCGGCGCGGGCACGCTCGCCCTCGGCCACAACCACCCCGTCGTGCTGGAGGCCATACAGCGCACGCTGGAGAGCGGTGCGCCCCTGCACGTCCTCGATCTCGCGACCCCCGAGAAGGACGACTTCACCGACGCGCTCTTCGACACCCTCCCCAAAGGCTTCGCCGACCGCGCCCGGATCCACTTCTGCGGCCCGGCCGGTACGGACGCGGTCGAGGCCGCGCTGAAGCTGACGCAGACCGTGACCGGGCGGCGCGGGGTGCTCGCGTTCACCGGCGCGTACCACGGCATGACGGCCGGGGCGCTCGCGGTGACCGGCAACGTCGCGGCCAAGGAGCGGATCGCGGGCGGCGCCGGGGGCGCGGCCGATGTGACGCGGCTGCCGTATCCGTTCTCGTACCGCTGCCCCTTCGGCGTCGGCGGCGAGCGCGGCGCCGAGCTGTCGGCCGCGTACACGGAGCGGCTCCTCGACGATCCGGCCGGCGGGGTCGTACGGCCCGCCGCGATGATCGTCGAGCCGGTGCAGGGCGAGGGCGGCGCCGTGCCCGCGCCGGACTCCTGGCTGCGCGCGATGCGCCGGATCACGGCCGAGCGGGACATCCCGCTGATCGTGGACGAGGTACAGACGGGCGTCGGGCGCACCGGCGCGTTCTGGGCGGTCGAGCACAGCGGCGTCACCCCGGACGTGATGGTGATGTCGAAGGCGATCGGCGGCAGTCTGCCGCTGGCCGTCATCGTCTACGACCGGGATTACGACGCGTGGCTGCCCGGCGCCCACACGGGTACGTTCCGCGGCAACACGCTGGCCATGGCGACGGGCGCGGCGACACTGCGGTACGTGACCCGGCACGGCCTGGCGGAGCGCGCGGCGACCGTCGGCGCGCGGATGACGGCGCGGCTGGAGGGGCTGCGCCACGAACTGCCCGCGATCGGCGATGTCCGGGGGCGCGGGCTGCTGATCGGCGTCGAACTCGTCGACGCCGAGGGGCCGGTGGACTCCTGCGGCGCCCATCCGGCCGCCCCGGATCTCGCGGAACGGGTCCGCGCGGCCTGCCTCGACCGGGGTCTGATCATCGAGCTGGGCGGACGCTTCAACGCGACGGCCCGCCTGCTCCCGCCGCTGACCATCACGGACGAACAGGCGGAAGCGGTCCTCGACCGGTTCACGGACGCGATCGCGCGGGTTTCGGCGGAGGCGCGGGCTCAGGGGCAGGCGCAGCCTCAGCCTCAGGCGCCGACGCAGCAGGCGCGGCAGAAACAAGGACGGTAA
- a CDS encoding pyridoxal phosphate-dependent decarboxylase family protein yields MTTTDTTEANGTSSAGSSGGAAGTGSAHGTHSAHESAARVPRQTARHNGPPATTTTAATARNGDHTALSGGVDGPDDLAPLIATVLDALSKGAKTRGGPLAPGRPEDAATAVAEVFGTDVLGAEAGGTATAAGNGPAALDRLTELLAHGSADPADPHCAAHLHCPPLAVAVAADLAVSALNPSQDSWDQAPAATVLETLLLRELAALVGYDADRAAGVLTSGGTESNLMGLMLARDRVMGAAAGRQIELTGVRRTLGTRPRILASAAAHFSVQRAAALLGLGEDAVLSVPVDHQHRMDTDALAAILEGCAERGELPIAVVATAGTTDTGAIDPLRACAALAAEHGAWLHVDAAYGGGALLSDRLAPLLDGLALADSVSLDWHKLGWQPAAAGVFLVRESETYASLARRAVYLNPADDEEAGYPSLLGLSLRTTRRADAFKMAVTLRTLGREGLGRLVDACHDLAVAGAAAVRQHPCLELHAEPVLTAFVFRYRPVDGDEKHGDDEHRSDEINAALRRRLLREGQAVVGRTELPGDGPGRVRLKLTLLNPHTTAEDVERLLAAVVAAGRAEEDEAEAGAW; encoded by the coding sequence ATGACGACGACTGATACGACTGAAGCGAACGGCACCAGTAGCGCTGGTAGTTCGGGTGGCGCTGCCGGTACGGGTAGCGCTCACGGCACGCACAGCGCTCATGAATCGGCTGCACGCGTACCCCGCCAGACCGCCCGCCACAACGGGCCACCCGCCACCACCACCACCGCCGCCACCGCCCGTAACGGCGACCACACCGCGCTCTCCGGCGGCGTCGACGGCCCCGACGACCTCGCGCCGCTGATCGCCACCGTGCTCGACGCCCTGTCCAAAGGCGCGAAAACCCGGGGCGGACCCCTCGCCCCCGGCCGGCCCGAGGACGCCGCGACGGCCGTCGCCGAGGTGTTCGGCACCGACGTGCTCGGCGCCGAGGCGGGCGGCACCGCGACAGCCGCCGGAAACGGTCCCGCCGCCCTCGACCGGCTGACCGAACTCCTCGCCCACGGCAGCGCCGACCCCGCCGACCCCCACTGCGCCGCCCACCTCCACTGCCCCCCGCTCGCCGTGGCCGTCGCCGCCGACCTCGCCGTCTCCGCGCTCAACCCCTCCCAGGACTCCTGGGACCAGGCGCCCGCCGCGACCGTCCTGGAGACCCTGCTGCTACGGGAGCTGGCGGCGCTCGTCGGGTACGACGCGGACCGGGCCGCCGGGGTGCTCACCTCGGGCGGTACGGAGTCCAACCTCATGGGCCTGATGCTGGCCAGGGACCGGGTGATGGGCGCGGCGGCCGGCCGGCAGATCGAACTCACCGGCGTCCGGCGTACGTTGGGCACCCGCCCCCGTATCCTCGCCTCCGCCGCCGCCCACTTCTCCGTCCAGCGCGCCGCCGCCCTCCTCGGGCTCGGCGAGGACGCGGTGCTCTCCGTACCGGTCGACCACCAGCACCGTATGGACACGGACGCGCTCGCCGCGATCCTCGAAGGCTGCGCCGAGCGCGGCGAGCTGCCGATCGCAGTCGTCGCCACGGCCGGCACCACCGACACCGGCGCCATCGACCCGCTGCGCGCCTGCGCCGCGCTCGCCGCCGAACACGGCGCCTGGCTGCACGTGGACGCGGCGTACGGCGGCGGCGCGCTGCTCTCCGACCGGCTCGCGCCGCTGCTGGACGGGCTCGCGCTCGCCGACTCCGTATCGCTGGACTGGCACAAACTGGGCTGGCAGCCGGCCGCCGCCGGGGTGTTCCTCGTCCGCGAGTCGGAGACGTACGCCTCGCTCGCCCGCCGGGCGGTCTATCTCAACCCGGCGGACGACGAGGAGGCCGGTTACCCGAGCCTGCTCGGGCTCTCGCTCCGGACGACCCGGCGCGCCGACGCCTTCAAGATGGCCGTCACCCTGCGGACGCTCGGCCGGGAAGGGCTCGGCCGGCTAGTGGACGCCTGCCACGACCTCGCGGTCGCGGGCGCCGCCGCCGTACGGCAGCACCCCTGCCTGGAGCTGCACGCCGAACCGGTGCTGACGGCCTTCGTGTTCCGCTACCGGCCGGTGGACGGCGACGAGAAACACGGCGACGACGAACACCGGAGCGACGAGATCAACGCGGCGCTGCGCCGCCGGCTGCTGCGCGAGGGGCAAGCCGTCGTCGGCCGTACGGAGCTGCCGGGCGACGGGCCCGGTCGCGTACGGCTGAAGCTGACGCTGCTCAACCCGCACACCACGGCGGAGGACGTCGAGCGGCTGCTCGCGGCAGTGGTGGCGGCGGGGCGCGCGGAAGAGGACGAGGCGGAGGCGGGGGCGTGGTGA
- a CDS encoding IucA/IucC family protein translates to MNSPHSPNPLDEPDAARAGDTAATETLLRTYVRETGTAVPPTGQVLYLTLPMSRLTLRIRVRYHSPTGRHRFGRARVATSAYEHGGGGGGRGGSLPADTALVAAALVRESTTGRGLPPHRGADTVRRVLDSSGRTAAHIARRRAEEGGARTDGARTGSARTGSGRGLTPFLDSEQAMLLGDPFHPAPQSREGATERELDTYSPESRGYFALHWFAAHPEIVVGESADDRTPADLLRPLVANAGLDLPPGMVPLPAHPWQARELLGMPGAAALLDAGLLRPLGPAGPAWYPTSSVRTVHRPGADVMLKLSLGMRVAGSGRLNHRTELSRGVRLARLLSAACTGPAGPGEWLRAEHPEFGVLRDFAWVSVGPESPADSTASGPETGLETAFRDNPFNGSGRGPEGLSVAGLLAERPGPGDGTPPRHRALLSEAVARTVRAHGIGTAEASARWLGAYLDVLAVPLIRLRARYGVALAPYHRNTLVALDAHGLPRAGWYRDGRGYRLAASRAEGIERLLPGATADGAEVVQDDALVDEHLARALGIGNLLGLVGAFGALGLADEAALVGVVRGRLAELRSAEPGAEGLLDLLLDAPVLRCEAPYLTCVEGRPVQIAVPNLLAEGHR, encoded by the coding sequence TTGAACTCACCCCACTCCCCCAATCCACTGGACGAACCCGACGCCGCCCGCGCCGGCGACACCGCCGCCACCGAGACGCTCCTGCGGACGTACGTACGCGAGACCGGCACCGCCGTGCCGCCGACCGGGCAGGTGCTGTATCTGACGCTGCCCATGAGCCGGCTGACGCTGCGGATCCGGGTGCGGTACCACTCGCCCACCGGCCGGCACCGCTTCGGCAGGGCGCGCGTGGCCACATCGGCATACGAGCACGGCGGTGGCGGCGGTGGCCGTGGCGGCTCGCTGCCCGCCGATACCGCGCTGGTCGCCGCCGCGCTCGTACGGGAGTCGACAACCGGCCGGGGCCTGCCGCCGCACCGGGGCGCGGACACCGTACGGCGCGTGCTGGACTCCTCGGGCCGTACGGCGGCGCACATCGCGCGCCGCCGCGCGGAGGAGGGCGGCGCGCGAACCGACGGTGCACGGACCGGGAGTGCCCGGACCGGGAGCGGGCGCGGGCTGACCCCCTTCCTCGACTCCGAACAGGCCATGCTGCTCGGCGACCCCTTCCACCCCGCGCCCCAGAGCCGCGAGGGCGCCACCGAGCGCGAACTCGACACGTACTCCCCCGAGTCGCGCGGCTACTTCGCGCTGCACTGGTTCGCCGCGCACCCCGAGATCGTCGTCGGGGAGTCCGCCGACGACCGCACCCCCGCCGACCTGCTGCGTCCGCTCGTCGCCAACGCCGGGCTCGATCTGCCACCCGGCATGGTGCCGCTGCCCGCGCACCCCTGGCAGGCGCGCGAGCTGCTGGGCATGCCGGGGGCGGCGGCGCTGCTGGACGCGGGGCTGCTGAGGCCGCTGGGGCCGGCGGGGCCCGCGTGGTATCCGACGTCCTCGGTACGGACCGTCCACCGGCCGGGCGCCGACGTCATGCTGAAGCTGTCGCTCGGCATGCGCGTCGCGGGCTCCGGCCGCCTCAACCACCGTACGGAGCTGAGCCGGGGCGTCCGGCTCGCCCGGCTGCTCTCGGCCGCGTGCACGGGACCGGCCGGGCCGGGCGAGTGGCTGCGGGCGGAGCATCCGGAGTTCGGGGTGCTGCGGGACTTCGCGTGGGTGTCGGTGGGTCCGGAGTCTCCTGCTGACAGCACGGCCTCCGGGCCAGAAACCGGGCTGGAGACCGCCTTCCGCGACAACCCGTTCAACGGTTCGGGCCGTGGCCCGGAGGGCCTCAGCGTCGCCGGGCTCCTCGCCGAACGCCCCGGCCCCGGCGACGGCACCCCGCCGCGCCACCGCGCGCTGCTGTCGGAGGCCGTCGCCCGTACGGTCCGCGCGCACGGCATCGGCACCGCCGAGGCGTCCGCGCGCTGGCTCGGCGCGTACCTCGATGTGCTCGCCGTACCGCTGATCCGGCTCCGGGCGCGGTACGGCGTCGCCCTCGCGCCGTACCACCGGAACACGCTGGTCGCGCTGGACGCGCACGGACTGCCCCGGGCCGGCTGGTACCGCGACGGCCGGGGCTACCGCCTCGCCGCCTCGCGCGCCGAGGGCATCGAACGGCTGCTGCCGGGCGCGACGGCGGACGGCGCGGAGGTGGTCCAGGACGACGCGCTGGTCGACGAACACCTGGCGCGCGCCCTCGGCATCGGCAATCTCCTGGGCCTGGTGGGCGCGTTCGGCGCGCTCGGGCTCGCCGACGAGGCCGCGCTGGTGGGTGTGGTGCGCGGGCGGCTGGCGGAGCTGCGGTCGGCGGAGCCGGGCGCGGAAGGGCTGCTGGACCTGCTGCTCGACGCGCCGGTACTGCGCTGTGAGGCCCCCTACTTGACGTGCGTGGAGGGGCGCCCCGTACAGATAGCCGTACCCAATCTTCTTGCGGAGGGCCATAGATGA
- a CDS encoding lysine N(6)-hydroxylase/L-ornithine N(5)-oxygenase family protein codes for MTTNEHVNGSDGGSDGEMYDVVGVGIGPFNLSLAALADGVADPGLRGLFLDAKPAFSWHPGLLLDGTTLQVPFLADLVTMADPTSRWSFLNYLRAHDRMFPFFFSERFHIPRREYDHYCRWVAENLPSCRFDARVTEVAWDGTSDAFAVTYRSSAGEVARVWTRRIVLGVGTEPVVPEPLRALLDSAYEGARAGAHGGAHEGAQGSAHEGRVLHSADYRTHRARLAGLDDVTVVGAGQSGAEVALDLLRHQDGTGAGGPYVRWLARTPAFAPMEYSKIGLEHFTPDYIRYFRALPEERRERLVREQWQLYKGVSEETLAEIHDELYERTIGGTEPRAALQPGVAIEGARAESAADGGGYVLTCRHTEQDKVFEVRTAAIVSATGYAAARPDFLDALAKLVDWDDRGRYRIDGEYRVSLDPTVTGALYVQNAELHTHGVGAPDLTLGAWRAATILNAVAGRTVLRVPERAAWTTFGVPGGST; via the coding sequence ATGACGACCAATGAGCACGTGAACGGCAGCGACGGCGGCAGCGACGGTGAGATGTACGACGTGGTCGGCGTCGGCATAGGACCGTTCAACCTGTCGCTGGCGGCGCTGGCGGACGGTGTGGCGGATCCCGGTCTTCGCGGCCTCTTCCTTGACGCCAAACCCGCCTTCTCCTGGCACCCGGGACTGCTGCTGGACGGCACGACCCTCCAAGTCCCCTTCCTCGCCGACCTGGTGACGATGGCCGACCCCACGAGCCGCTGGTCCTTCCTCAACTACCTGCGCGCGCACGACCGGATGTTCCCGTTCTTCTTCTCCGAGCGCTTCCACATACCCCGGCGCGAGTACGACCACTACTGCCGCTGGGTCGCCGAGAACCTCCCCTCCTGCCGCTTCGACGCCCGCGTGACCGAGGTGGCGTGGGACGGCACGAGCGACGCGTTCGCGGTCACGTACCGCTCGTCGGCCGGTGAGGTCGCGCGCGTGTGGACGCGCCGGATCGTCCTGGGCGTCGGTACGGAACCGGTGGTGCCGGAGCCACTGCGTGCCCTGCTGGACAGCGCGTACGAGGGCGCCCGCGCGGGTGCCCACGGGGGCGCTCACGAAGGCGCCCAAGGGAGCGCCCATGAGGGCCGCGTCCTGCACAGCGCCGACTACCGCACCCACCGCGCGCGGCTGGCCGGGCTCGACGATGTGACCGTCGTCGGCGCGGGCCAGTCCGGCGCCGAGGTCGCGCTCGATCTGCTGCGCCACCAGGACGGCACCGGCGCGGGCGGCCCGTACGTCCGCTGGCTGGCCCGTACACCGGCCTTCGCGCCGATGGAGTACTCGAAGATCGGCCTGGAGCACTTCACCCCCGACTACATCCGCTACTTCCGCGCGCTCCCGGAGGAGCGGCGCGAGCGGCTGGTGCGCGAGCAGTGGCAGCTGTACAAGGGCGTGAGCGAGGAGACGCTCGCCGAGATCCACGACGAGCTGTACGAGCGCACCATCGGCGGCACGGAGCCGCGCGCCGCGCTCCAGCCGGGCGTGGCGATCGAGGGCGCGCGGGCGGAGTCGGCGGCGGACGGCGGCGGTTACGTCCTGACGTGCCGACACACGGAACAGGACAAGGTCTTCGAGGTCCGTACGGCGGCGATCGTGTCGGCCACGGGCTACGCGGCGGCGCGCCCGGACTTCCTGGACGCGCTGGCGAAACTCGTGGACTGGGACGACCGGGGCCGCTACCGGATCGACGGGGAGTACCGGGTCTCCCTCGACCCGACGGTGACCGGGGCGCTGTACGTGCAGAACGCCGAACTGCACACGCACGGCGTCGGCGCCCCGGATCTGACCCTGGGCGCGTGGCGGGCGGCGACGATCCTCAACGCGGTGGCGGGACGGACCGTGCTGCGGGTACCGGAACGGGCGGCGTGGACGACATTCGGAGTGCCGGGGGGCAGCACATGA